One segment of Oreochromis niloticus isolate F11D_XX linkage group LG8, O_niloticus_UMD_NMBU, whole genome shotgun sequence DNA contains the following:
- the LOC102080818 gene encoding keratin, type I cytoskeletal 9-like, which yields MWSTFRFNTSADISKNLRASLENFVRLYGQRKDDLQQASEHFMHAAALVDKKHEDFDDKTAQALLGMFGGAIGTVFGGVTGGVWAALGAVSAATYAKFCGNINAASATVGFVGGVFGGVVGGAFSGLIGGLLGVAALAAGREVHGIVSDSIWFTVGFAIGGATGSTFGGSVGAAGGAVGGGFGALHATKAAVYLVRKAIDFPSKTKVRKGNGKLKKEVVTMQKTGADFIKSIKPLVDELKTVQEICDQMASCDAVKGVANQTAKTLAAVNAMEKTMNDSQMEADESEFLRCVKEASSQCKIIAVELQMMREEVEKLLVSP from the coding sequence ATGTGGAGCACATTTAGATTCAACACTTCGGCTGACATCAGTAAAAATCTCAGAGCAAGTCTGGAGAATTTTGTGAGGCTGTATGGCCAACGCAAAGATGATCTTCAGCAAGCTTCTGAGCATTTCATGCATGCAGCAGCTCTAGTTGATAAAAAGCATGAGGATTTTGATGACAAGACGGCCCAGGCTCTGTTAGGTATGTTTGGAGGGGCTATTGGTACAGTTTTTGGGGGTGTTACTGGTGGTGTATGGGCTGCTTTGGGAGCAGTTAGTGCAGCAACTTATGCCAAGTTTTGTGGCAACATTAATGCAGCTAGTGCAACTGTGGGCTTTGTAGGCGGTGTCTTTGGGGGAGTGGTGGGAGGAGCATTTTCGGGGCTTATTGGTGGATTACTTGGTGTTGCAGCTCTAGCAGCAGGTAGAGAAGTTCATGGGATCGTGAGTGATTCAATATGGTTTACTGTTGGCTTTGCCATTGGTGGTGCAACTGGTAGCACATTTGGCGGGTCAGTTGGTGCAGCAGGTGGTGCTGTGGGTGGTGGGTTTGGTGCTTTGCATGCTACAAAAGCTGCAGTTTATCTAGTCAGAAAAGCCATTGATTTTCCTTCTAAAACAAAAGTTCGAAAAGGAAATGGAAAGCTAAAGAAAGAAGTAGTCACCATGCAGAAAACTGGAGCAGATTTCATTAAAAGCATCAAACCGCTGGTGGACGAGCTAAAAACGGTGCAAGAGATTTGTGACCAAATGGCCTCCTGTGACGCTGTGAAAGGCGTCGCTAATCAGACTGCAAAGACTCTGGCTGCAGTGAACGCAATGGAGAAAACGATGAACGACAGTCAGATGGAGGCAGACGAGTCAGAGTTTCTCCGCTGTGTTAAAGAAGCATCGAGCCAATGCAAGATAATCGCCGtggagctgcagatgatgagaGAGGAAGTGGAGAAACTTCTGGTTTCACCGTAG